The Thioflexithrix psekupsensis genome segment TTTTTAATCTCGGCACTTGGATGTAAATAGTGTTTATATTGATTTATAAAACTGCATAATAGCTAAGAACACTTATAATCAAAAAAATACCTGCTAAAAATGCGTAAATTATTCCAGCTTCCATTTGCTTATGGATTTCATTATTCTTTTCTGCACAATATCGGTCAAGTTCTATCATTTCTTTTTCAGAATTATCACGCACTTCTTGTGGCAATGCTTTATAACGCTCTTCAAGTTCTGTACAATACCAAAATTAAGTCATTCATAAAATTTTTCTGTCAGAATCAGAATTTACAGAATTTTAGGATTTTCAGAATTAAAGAATAAAAAATCTGTTTAAAATAAATGACTTGCAAGAATAAATTTTGAAAATTATTTAATTCTGTAAATTCTGATTCTGACAAAATAAAGGTTTTATAAATCACATCATCTTGCTAAAGATAATTTTCCCTGCCCAACATACCAAGGTAATTGATATTTTGCACCAATAGCTCGCATAGCATTATGATAATAGCGTCGTAAAAAACCTATACGCCATACACCAATGGTGTTTCTAAGAAGAAAGTAAGCAATAATTGTAATTGCAGATGTTATCAGCGGGTTATGAAGAAAATATTCATACCAAATTGGTAGTGTTCTTGAATATTCAAATAATCCAAATAATTTGAGTACATTAAGGAGTGTAAGAAAGGTATAAAAGATTGCTATCACTCCTATACCAAAAAGATATGATTCATAGAATCCTTAATTTGTCAGAATCAGAATTTACAGACACAAAAATTTTCAAAATTTATTCTTGCAAGTCGTTTATTTTAAACAGATTTTTTTATTCTTTAATTCTGAAAATCCTAAAATTATGTAAATTCTGATTCTGACAGAAAAATTTTATGAATGACTTAATTTTGGTATAGGAACAAAGTGATCAATATCATCCAAAAATATCCAAATAGACTATTTATCATCATCAATAATAATCGCCTCTTCGCGCTGTTCATTATCGGGGTAAATCTTGCGAATTTATAGTTTTTCTAATGGTGATGCTTTGTTTACGTCAGAGACGATAATTATTTGCACTTTTTATGGCAAGTTGATGACTAAGAAAACTATCAAGCATCTCAGTTGATGCAGTTATTTTGCCATTAAAATAATCAATCCATAGGCTAGAATCAACCGCTATCATTATTTTGCTATAATAAATCAAACAAAAATAAACCCCACCCTTTAAATATGACTATTGTTAAAGCGCAACAAGGGCAAACAGTGCCTTGTTATTATTCCAATTGGGGCAATTATCTCGTGAACCGCTTGCAAAAATACAACATTTCTGTCATCAATGCAAATTCAGAAAATAAAGAAATCAATCCACTTAAAGCGTTAATGACTAACGAGCCACATCAGCTTAGAAGGAGTTTTTCTCATGGGAAAGCGCATTGCGATTGTTGAAGATGAATTAGCCATTCGAGAGAATTATGCAGCGGTGCTGCGTCGTCAGGGTTATGAAGTTAATACCTATTCTAATCGGCGGGAAGCGATGCACACTTTTCGCATTCGATTACCTGAATTGGTTTTATTAGATATTGTGTTGGAAGATGAAGCGGAAGGGGGATTTGATTTATGTCGAGAAGTGCGCAGTTTATCCCATTATTTACCGATTATATTTTTAACAGCGCGTGACAGTGAATTTGACATGGTTTCAGGCTTGCGTTTAGGCGCAGATGATTACCTCACAAAAGACATTAGTTCGCACCATTTATTAGCACGAATTGCGGCTTTATTTCGGCGCGTTGATGCCCTGCGCAATCCACCCAGCGAAGAAAGCATAATGGAACGTGGCCCATTATTAATGGATAGCCACCGTTTAACCACCACTTGGCGCGGTACATTAGTGGAATTAACACTGACAGAATTCTGGATTGTTTATGCGTTAGCTAAACATCCTGGACATGTCAAAGATCGCGATCAATTAATGCACGAAGCCAATGTATTGGTAGACGACAGTACCATTACTTCACATATTAAGCGCATTCGTAAAAAATTCATGGCCATTGACCCTCAATTTAAAGCCATTGATACGGTTTATGGCATGGGGTATCGTTGGAAAACCAATTCATGAGTTTAACCATACGCAGTAAAGTGCTGTTATTATCTTTTACGTTATTTAGCATTCCTTATGTCGGTTATGAATATATCCGAGAAATGGAGACTTATTTGCGCAATAATTTAGAAGATGCTTTACGCGAAGCAGCGCGCACCCACGCCAGCGTTTTAAATGGGCGCGTAGAATTATTTAACCGTAGCTTAGTCGATACATTAAGCGAAGAAAGTTTATTATTTGCGCATTCTTTTAAAAACCCGATTAAGCTAGATGGTGTGGTAGATGAATGGACAGATTATTTAGAACAGGCAGAATATTATGCGGACAAGCATATTTTAAAAAATCAAGGTATTTACGATCCCAATTCCTTATCATTTAGACATATTTTAGGGAAATATCGCCAATATTTATATGCACTTTTTATCATCAAAGATCAGCGTCTTATTTACCGTGATGCGCGTGCATTGCGTTTAGATCGCAGCGATCATATACAAATCATGATGCAACAGCCTGATGAAATGTTTGGTCGCTACTTAATTGCCCCTTCAAATTCGGGTTGGGTGAATGCTTATAAAGTCGATAATTTTATGGGCGATTTAACCAGTGTTATTGAGCCGCGCATTCATGGAATGTGGTTAGAACAAACGGATGGTTATCTTTTAGAAATTCGCATTCCATTAAATATGATTGGCGATAAATTAGGTTTTGCGATTGCGGATGTGGATGATGTAGAAACGCGAGAAGTTAAAACGCTCATTGGCACTTCAGCCATTCATAACATTGACACTTTGGGTAATGTCTTTATTCCATCACCCGATATAGAACAAATTATGCAAGGATTAGGCACGACAACAGGGCGGCGCATTTGGGTTTTAGATAAACAACATCGCGTCCTCAGTCGCACGGGTGATTTACGCCAAAACATTCCGCTACATCCATTAAATAAGTTATATACTTTTTTATTGCCGCCCGCTTCGGAAAATTTCCGAGACGATCAAGCGGGTGTGTCGCATTTGGGGGGAGAAGAGGTGAATCGTGCCTTGCTTGGCGAGCCGATGACACGCTGGCGTTCGACTTCGGACGATCAAGCCGTAATCGTCTCGGCGGCGCATCCAATATGGGTAGGAGATCAGGTGATGGGCGCGGTGGTGGTGGAAGAAACCAGTAATAGCATTCAAACAGTACAACGCCAAGCCATTGCCAGTTTATTTAATCGTACGATTGTGCTTTTTTTAATCGTGACTATTATGCTGCTTTTATTTTCTAATTGGCTTTCTTTTCGCTTGCGCAATTTAAGAAATCAAGCCGAAAAAGCGATTGATAGTAATGGGCGTGTCAATGTGTCGCATATTGATTGTTCAGCGAGCGATGAAATTGGTGATTTAGCGCGCAGTTTTTCTAGCATTTTAGATAAATTGCAACATTACAATATTTATTTAGCCAGTATGGCCAGTCGGCTTTCGCACGAATTAAGAACGCCATTAGCGGTGGTGCGCTCTTCTTTAGAGAATTTGGAGCAAGAACCTATTGCCGAAGATTCCAATGAATCGCAAATTTATATTGAGCGCGCAAAAGCAGGCATTCATCGGCTCAATACCATTATTACGCGCCTTAGCGAAGCCACTCGTTTAGAGCAGGCTTTACAACATGCCGAAAAAGAAATTTTTGATTTAGTGGAAGTGATCAGCAGTTGTGTGGCGGGTTATCGTTTGATTTATCCTGACAATATATTTCGATGCGATATTTTACACGCGCCTTTAATGATGGAAGGTTCTCCCGATTTAATTGCGCAAATGCTGGATAAATTGGTTGCTAATGCGGTGGATTTTGCAGAAAAAGATACACCTATTCGCATTCAATTAAGTCGAGAAAAAAATATGGCGCGTTTAGAAATTATAAATCGTGGTGCGTTATTACCAATAGAAATGCAGGAGCGTTTATTTGAATCGATGGTATCCGTACGCTCCCAACCCAGTTCTAAAAAAGAACCGCATTTGGGTTTAGGATTATATATTGTGCGTTTAATTGTGGATTATCATGAGGGCATTGTGCGCGCTCAAAACAATCGTGAAGCCTCTGGTGCGGTGTTTAGTATTTGGCTGCCCATGTTATTGCATTCGCAAAATTAAACGCGCTTCAACCCGTTGTTGGCGATTGCTGGCGGCGGAGGCGATTTCGATGTGCATATTTTGTTGTTGCCACTGTTGTTTTAACGTTTCTAAGGCTTCAAAACTGGCCAATTCTAATTGCAATTCTAGCTGATTATTGCGATATTCTAAGCGCGTTAATAAAAATCCAGAAACTGCTTTAATAAAAGGGCTTAATCGCACCAACCAAGGCAGAAAATGGGTCTGAGTTTGCTGTTGACCGTAACTGGCTTGTAATTGTCGCAATCGTTGTTCCATTTGTACGCGGGGATTAACGATTCTTTGGGCATCGGGAAAGGTATTTTTATATAACGTTTCTATGTCTTGGGTTAATTGTTGATGATAATTTTTTTGTTGTTGATACCCCTGCCATTCTGAACCCAAATAAACCATTATCAGTAAACCCATTAGCGTGGCCGTCATGCGCCATGCTCGCCACATAAACAACGGATGCGATGTATGTTGTCGATAATCGCCTTGCAATAAATTAAGGGTAGGCATTTTGAGTGGAAAAGCCGCCCATAACGCAGTGACATGCGGCTGCACCACCTGTACCGTTAAGGGAATATTTAATGCTTTTAATTGGTCGATTAATTCAGGATGAGAGTCCGCTGCATTGCAATAAAGCGTTAAAGATTGAGGTGGATTATTTTCTTGTTCGGCTAATGCCAGAGAAAGCGCAACAGAAACCTGCTCTAATTCAATAGCAAATCCTTGATAATAGCCCGTGCGAATTAGCAGTTGATCGGAGAGTAACATAAAGCTCCACGATTCCGCCACATAAGGCACGGCCAATACATCGGGCAGTAATTGTGTTATTTTTAATGGATTTAATGTATTGAGCCAATGTTGCAGCAAATCACGAGAAAGGACGGCGGCTGTGACTTGGGTTTCTGCGTGACGGTGGGGCGCGACGGCAACGTGCAGGGTGTCCACGTCGGCAGCCAGATCGTCTTCTAAGGCGTAAGGCACAGCCTGCAATACGCGCTGCCATTGACGGGTGGGAATGTGGGCTTGTGTCAAAAGCAGCGAGGAAGTGGGCGCGAGGGCAATTAGCGTGTCCGCAGCAGGCAACTGATTGATTTCATTGATTTCGCTGCATCCTGTGGCTAATAACTCGCCCTCTTGCGTGGCGTGCGTCCATAGGTAATGGGCGGTGGTCGATGTGGGTAGGCGTAGAAAAAGTGAGGTGCGCATGGTGTCTGAATTAATCGGTTTGTGCTTTTTCTTCCACTTCCACGGGCTGCACTTCTTTGGCTTTGGTGGCGGCGCGATCAGCCATAATTTCGCGATAACGGGTTAAATAGCCTTCAAATTCTCGGCGTAAATCTTCTTTTTCCCGCAATTTTGCATTTAGAATTTCTTTTTGTTTCTCAATGCGGTGGCTGACATCGGAAATATCTCGACGAATTTGGGCTTTTTGCTCTTCGGTTAAATGGCGACTGGATTCCACTTCCAAACTGTTTCTCAAATCGGCTAAATTCTTCTCGGTATTAAAAATAAAGGTTTTAATCCGTTCAATGGCCAAATCAGTGTTATTTAAGCGGGCATCCAAAGTGGTTTTAATATCGTCTTCATTGCCGAATAAATCCAGTAATTTCTGATCTTCGGCCAGTTTTAATTCTCGGGCTTTTTCAGCCTCTAGAGCGAGACGGGATTGGCGGCGTTCTTCGGCTAATTCTTCTTCTGTTTTAGCGCGTTCAAATTCTTTAATTCTCACCGCTTGATCGTTGTATTGGGTATGTTCTTTTTGGCTGTATTGAGGGGGGACGGAATTGCCACATTGGGTCATGCCATCTTCGTCAGTCCAGCAACGAATTTCTTGCGCCCATAACGGTGACGCGCTCATCATTAAGCCGCACAATAAGCCAATACGCCAATGTAACGTCATGATTTTTCTCTCCTATTTTAATTGGAAATGTGACGGGTTTTCTTATAATAAAGCAAATTCGTCCGTTGCCGTCAATAAGGCATTAACAATACCTGTTTCCATAACGGCATGTCCCGCATCAGGGACAATCACCAATTTGGATTCTGGCCACGCTTGATGCAAGTCCCACGCGGATTTAAACGGACACACCACATCATATCGCCCATGCACAATCACCGCGGGAATATGGCGAATTTTTCCTACATTATCTAATAATTGCGTGTCGCTTTCAAAAAAACCATGATGAACAAAATAATGATTTTCAATACGCGCAAAAGCCGCGGTAAATTCATCTTCCGTAAAATGCGCAATTAATTCTGGATCAGGCAATAAACGACACGTTGCGGCTTCCCATAAGCTCCATGCTTTTGCGGCCACTCGACGAATTTCTGGATCAGAACTATTTAAATAACGGTGATAGGCTTGAATTAAATCATGGCGTTCTGAAACGGGAATGGGCGCAAGATATTGTTCCCAAATATCGGGGAATAAAAAGCTGCATCCTTGTTGATAAAACCAATGCAATTCTTCGCGGCGTAACATAAAAATGCCGCGCAAAATTAAACCACGACACCGATCAGGATGTGTTTGGCTATAGGCGAGGGCTAATGTGCTGCCCCAACTGCCTCCAAAAACTACCCATTGCGCAATGCCTAAATGTTCGCGTAATTTTTCCATATCGGCGACTAAATCCCACGTGGTATTGTCGCGCAATTCAGCATAAGGCGTGCTGCGCCCACAACCGCGTTGATCGAATAAAATAATTCGCCATAATTCAGGGTTAAATAATTGGCGATGTATAGATTCTATTCTTGCTCCAGGGCCACCGTGTAAAAAAACAATCGGTTTGCCATTTGGATTGCCGACTTGTTCATAATATAAGTTGTGCAATTCAGAGACTTTTAATTGACCTTGATAATAAGGTTCAATGGCAGGGTAAAGTTGACGCATTTAATATGCCCGTAATGGTTTTAATTAATATTATCTTCTGCTTTATCTATAGCGGGTAAAAAAGCATATCCCGAATCGGGTAAAACACCATAAGGATCAACCCGCAAAACTTGCGGCGGCCGCGATGTTCCCATGACCTGCACCGTCACCATAAAAGCCTGTTGGACTTCATCGGGATCAGGAGGTGTAGTGATATTGGGGTCAATGATTTGCAAAGCAATGGTGTAAAATGAGCTGTTAGTAAAATGAATCCAAGGGATGAATTCGTTTAATTCTGTGGCTTCCATAATTTCGTTTAAATCTTGATTATTTTTAAATTCTTTTTCTTGCCGTGCTTGTAAAATTTTTTCGATGCTTTCCGCAGAAAGACCGGGGACAGTTTCTAAAATTTCTCGGCTGGCTAAATTGGGATTAATACCATTATTATTACCGTAAATGGTAAATGCAGAATTTAAATCCCGCAACGTAAAGATTTCTGCAAAACCCCGAATTAATAATAATTCTTCCACTGTTTCTAATAAACCTTGACGCGGCTCATAAGGATTTTCTAAATCCTGATAATATTTTGATTCTGCGCCATTTAGGCGTTCTAAATCATCAGGATCAATCCAATCTTGCCATGCGTCCATTAATTGATTTAAACGTTCTTTATCCTCCGTGCCAATATAGCGCGTTAATAAAGCCTGCATTTGGTGCGGTGCTAATCGACGTAAATTTAAACGTCCTGCATGATCATAAATGCGGATAACAATGTTTTCGGGTTGATTGGGATAAGATAAGGTTAAAGGACGGCCATCAAAACGATAATAAGGGTTTTTACGATCTTCCAATTCTTCTTCATTATCTTTTTTGGGTGGCTCTGGCATTCTGGACAATAATAATTCCATTTCCGCCAAACGCAAGGCTTTTAACAAATCAGCACGTTGCATCACTGCCTGTTGATGATGAGAAACCATCGTGGCCGACAAGCGCGTTTCACTGGCTAAAGTGAACACCAAAATGGTCACTAATATGATAAACCAAAGAACAATAATTAAAACCATTCCTTGTTGTTTTTTGTTCGGCATAATTTTTACAAATAAAAGTTAATAAATAACGCCAGAAAATTCGCGGTGTTCTGAGGCAAAAACATGAGCGTATAAATTAGCAATCCATTGTCGCCCTTCTTGCGTAATTCGTAAATAATTTAAACCATCTTGAATATAATGACTGACCATTCCCCAATAAAATGCAGGGTAACTTTTTCTTAAATCCGCAGGAGAATGATAGTCTAAATGTTTATTAATACCTGTCTCTTCAAATTCGTAAAATAAAGCAGGTAATTTACGCAAATAATGTGGATCGGCCAATTGTCCAATTAAATCCGCAGCACGAATCAAAGCAGGATAAGAATGAGTGCTTTGATGATCGCGATTATCTGGCACAGGAAAACGGGTTAATTCAATATTCGCCGCAATAATTTCTGCATCGATAATGGGATGCCCACCAAAGCGTTCTCGCACAAATAATTTACCGCGATCCACATGGTAAGGAGACATCGCAGCATCAGTCGCTCCTTCGGGTAAAGTGACAAATTCTCCCCCTAATCCCGTCGCATAACGACCATGACTATCAGCCCGACAAATTCCCCGAATGTGACCAATATCATGGCATAATAAAGAAATAATAAAATTCAGCCAATCACGGTGAGAAACACCTCCATCTCGGATATGTTTTCCGCGTAAAATTTCTTGCCCCACACAGGTGACCATAATGGTATGTTCCATATTATGATAGAGTGCATCGCTGTTGGCAAAATGTTCTAAAGCCATGCGACCTGCCCACGCAATAATAGAGCCACTAGCTGCCTCTGAGGCACCATAATTGCGACGATAAGCCTGCTCTAATTGTTCAACGAAAGCATCAATAACTAAACCCGTTGGATTGAACATGATGGCACGATCCGTAATTTTAGTAAATGTAGATTGAGAAAAAGAAAAAATAAGTCATATTATATTGTCATTTCTGCCCAATTAGCAACCAATTGGCTCCGCTCTATTTTGCCGTGCGATGAATAAATATCTATGGTTTTATCTTCGTGAATTATCCATACTTCTAATGCACCGCGATCTAAATAAAGTTTTATCTTTTGCTGCATTTCTTGTTGAGAATTGGAAGGCAAAATAATTTCTATACAAATTTCAGGAGCTTTGGGATAAAGGGTTTTATACGCATAATCTTGAATAAACGCATTCGATGCCCAAACTAAATCAGCCACTTTAACATTATCATCTGTTTGAATAGAACATTCGGCAATCACTTCGCCATGAGGCAAATAATGCGCTAACTTTTGACCGATTTGCATTTGCAATCGACCGTGATAATTTGAAGAAGGATATTCAATAACTTCATGCCATTGCATTATGATAAACTCTCTATTAAGCCGTAAAAATATTATATCACCCAACCTTTTAAGCGTTGAATGCGTTGAAAAGATTGTTCTATGCGTTGGGGAGAAATTTCTCCTTCTGCGACTGCTTTTTTAATGATTTCTATGCCTTTACTGGCGACATCGGGATCGAATTTTCCAATATTATTTCCCATAATAATTATATCGACACCGGCATGAATGGCTTTTTTTAAAGCCGTCTCTAACGTGTACTGTTTGCGGATTGCGCCCATTTGAATATCGTCTGAGAAAATAACCCCATTATAGTGTAATTTTTGGCGTAATAGTCCATTAATGATCGCTGGGGATAAGGTGGCAGGATAATCAGGATCGAGTTTACGATGAATTAAATGAGCTGTCATAATGGCATCGGCCTTGCCTGCATTAATAATGCTGCTAAAGGGGTTTAATTCTTGTTCTGACCAAGTTTCAGTAATGTCCACTAATTGTAAATGAGAATCTTCCGTAGAGCTGCCATGACCAGGGAAATGTTTTAATGTGCATTTAATGCCATATTGATGGTGGGCATTAATAAAGGCTAAAGCATGGTGAATCACTTGTTCTGGATCGGGAGAAAAGCTACGTTCTAATTTGCCAATAATTGGATTATTCGGATAAAGGTTTAAATCCACCACAGGCGCAAAGTTAAGTTTAATCCCTAATTCACTGAGTAATTTTGCCATTTCGCTGGCTGCATTAAAAGTAAATTCAATCGGTTTATTCCCCAAAGATTGTGCCGAATAAGTAGGCGGAAACGCATAACGGGGTTTTAAGCGATCCACTCTTCCTCCTTCGTAATCAATACACGTCAGCAGAGGAATTTGACTAAAAGACTGTAAATCAGCAATTAGATTTTTTAATTGCGTAAAAGATTCAATATTGCGTTTATTGCGTCTTAATTCAGTATCATAATCAAAAAAAATTACGCCACCTAAATGGTATTGTTGTATATCTTTTACAATTTTTTCTTTAGCAGTGGCGATTAAACCACGAAATCCAACCACAAACATTTGTCCTATTTTAATGTCTAATGGTACGGAAGAATTGGCAAAATAATTATTTTCTGCACGGCATAAACTCGTAGGCAAAGCCATCGCTACGCTACTGTGTAAAGCATATTTGAGAAATTGACGACGAGAAAAAGAAGATGAGAAAAAATGGGACTTAGACATAAAATAGTTAATCTCTCTTTTAATTGTAGCAATAATAGCCCGCATTTTTAAATTTAAAATGCGTTATTTATTGTTCTTTATAAAAACGCCCTAAGTGTAGGAGTTAAACTAAAATTCGTCAAGTAAAGTCAATTAGAAATGTATTTATCTTTTCTTTTTGGTTATCATTAGATTTCTCGCCATAACAATTAAAAAAACTAATTATTTTCTTAAAAAAGATTAAGTTGCATTTATAAATAGAGCAGATGACAATGAGATCGCAACCTTTTTAAGTTCAACCGCCATAGGAGAAAGCCATGAGTATTGAATTTGCTGACTATGTTCCCTGTTTAAAGCTAAATGATCCTGAGCAGATCGCCGTTTTGACCGCCACTTGTCAAGAAGCGTGCCGTCTCATGTCACCACGAGGCGTACAAAATTATTTGGAAGGGGCGCGGGCTGTCTGTATGTTGGGACGCGGGGAGGATTTGGTGTTGACTTATTTGCAAGAAATGTCAGGTGTGGTTAAAGAAATTGGTGAAGATATTATTCCTGATATTGCGCAGTTTTTAATGAAACTTTCTTCGCATACCTCTGGAACAGTTTTGGCATTAATGATGGCTAATTTGCCTTTAGCCGCACAACGATTAGGTGATGTGGAAGTGGTGCGCGGTTATTTAAATTTAGTGCATCAATTAGCAGGAAAAGCTCCTCGCGGTTTGCGCCCGATGTTAGAAAATTTAGATGAATTATTGCATAAACTGACTTTAGGTGGATTGCGACGTTGGGCGATGTGGGGGGTACAGGCGCATCAACGTGATTTAGATGGACAGATTGCTTATTTTGGTTTAAAAACAGAATCTTCTAAAGCTGTTTTGCAAAAAGAACGGCGTGGCACTTTATTGGTCGATAATCAACGCAAATTAAACTTTTATTTACGGGCGTTGT includes the following:
- the pdsR gene encoding proteobacterial dedicated sortase system response regulator; translation: MGKRIAIVEDELAIRENYAAVLRRQGYEVNTYSNRREAMHTFRIRLPELVLLDIVLEDEAEGGFDLCREVRSLSHYLPIIFLTARDSEFDMVSGLRLGADDYLTKDISSHHLLARIAALFRRVDALRNPPSEESIMERGPLLMDSHRLTTTWRGTLVELTLTEFWIVYALAKHPGHVKDRDQLMHEANVLVDDSTITSHIKRIRKKFMAIDPQFKAIDTVYGMGYRWKTNS
- the pdsS gene encoding proteobacterial dedicated sortase system histidine kinase produces the protein MSLTIRSKVLLLSFTLFSIPYVGYEYIREMETYLRNNLEDALREAARTHASVLNGRVELFNRSLVDTLSEESLLFAHSFKNPIKLDGVVDEWTDYLEQAEYYADKHILKNQGIYDPNSLSFRHILGKYRQYLYALFIIKDQRLIYRDARALRLDRSDHIQIMMQQPDEMFGRYLIAPSNSGWVNAYKVDNFMGDLTSVIEPRIHGMWLEQTDGYLLEIRIPLNMIGDKLGFAIADVDDVETREVKTLIGTSAIHNIDTLGNVFIPSPDIEQIMQGLGTTTGRRIWVLDKQHRVLSRTGDLRQNIPLHPLNKLYTFLLPPASENFRDDQAGVSHLGGEEVNRALLGEPMTRWRSTSDDQAVIVSAAHPIWVGDQVMGAVVVEETSNSIQTVQRQAIASLFNRTIVLFLIVTIMLLLFSNWLSFRLRNLRNQAEKAIDSNGRVNVSHIDCSASDEIGDLARSFSSILDKLQHYNIYLASMASRLSHELRTPLAVVRSSLENLEQEPIAEDSNESQIYIERAKAGIHRLNTIITRLSEATRLEQALQHAEKEIFDLVEVISSCVAGYRLIYPDNIFRCDILHAPLMMEGSPDLIAQMLDKLVANAVDFAEKDTPIRIQLSREKNMARLEIINRGALLPIEMQERLFESMVSVRSQPSSKKEPHLGLGLYIVRLIVDYHEGIVRAQNNREASGAVFSIWLPMLLHSQN
- the gspL gene encoding type II secretion system protein GspL; translation: MRTSLFLRLPTSTTAHYLWTHATQEGELLATGCSEINEINQLPAADTLIALAPTSSLLLTQAHIPTRQWQRVLQAVPYALEDDLAADVDTLHVAVAPHRHAETQVTAAVLSRDLLQHWLNTLNPLKITQLLPDVLAVPYVAESWSFMLLSDQLLIRTGYYQGFAIELEQVSVALSLALAEQENNPPQSLTLYCNAADSHPELIDQLKALNIPLTVQVVQPHVTALWAAFPLKMPTLNLLQGDYRQHTSHPLFMWRAWRMTATLMGLLIMVYLGSEWQGYQQQKNYHQQLTQDIETLYKNTFPDAQRIVNPRVQMEQRLRQLQASYGQQQTQTHFLPWLVRLSPFIKAVSGFLLTRLEYRNNQLELQLELASFEALETLKQQWQQQNMHIEIASAASNRQQRVEARLILRMQ
- the pip gene encoding prolyl aminopeptidase; translated protein: MRQLYPAIEPYYQGQLKVSELHNLYYEQVGNPNGKPIVFLHGGPGARIESIHRQLFNPELWRIILFDQRGCGRSTPYAELRDNTTWDLVADMEKLREHLGIAQWVVFGGSWGSTLALAYSQTHPDRCRGLILRGIFMLRREELHWFYQQGCSFLFPDIWEQYLAPIPVSERHDLIQAYHRYLNSSDPEIRRVAAKAWSLWEAATCRLLPDPELIAHFTEDEFTAAFARIENHYFVHHGFFESDTQLLDNVGKIRHIPAVIVHGRYDVVCPFKSAWDLHQAWPESKLVIVPDAGHAVMETGIVNALLTATDEFALL
- a CDS encoding general secretion pathway protein GspK encodes the protein MPNKKQQGMVLIIVLWFIILVTILVFTLASETRLSATMVSHHQQAVMQRADLLKALRLAEMELLLSRMPEPPKKDNEEELEDRKNPYYRFDGRPLTLSYPNQPENIVIRIYDHAGRLNLRRLAPHQMQALLTRYIGTEDKERLNQLMDAWQDWIDPDDLERLNGAESKYYQDLENPYEPRQGLLETVEELLLIRGFAEIFTLRDLNSAFTIYGNNNGINPNLASREILETVPGLSAESIEKILQARQEKEFKNNQDLNEIMEATELNEFIPWIHFTNSSFYTIALQIIDPNITTPPDPDEVQQAFMVTVQVMGTSRPPQVLRVDPYGVLPDSGYAFLPAIDKAEDNIN
- a CDS encoding Npun_R2479 family HD domain-containing metalloprotein; translated protein: MFNPTGLVIDAFVEQLEQAYRRNYGASEAASGSIIAWAGRMALEHFANSDALYHNMEHTIMVTCVGQEILRGKHIRDGGVSHRDWLNFIISLLCHDIGHIRGICRADSHGRYATGLGGEFVTLPEGATDAAMSPYHVDRGKLFVRERFGGHPIIDAEIIAANIELTRFPVPDNRDHQSTHSYPALIRAADLIGQLADPHYLRKLPALFYEFEETGINKHLDYHSPADLRKSYPAFYWGMVSHYIQDGLNYLRITQEGRQWIANLYAHVFASEHREFSGVIY
- a CDS encoding Uma2 family endonuclease translates to MQWHEVIEYPSSNYHGRLQMQIGQKLAHYLPHGEVIAECSIQTDDNVKVADLVWASNAFIQDYAYKTLYPKAPEICIEIILPSNSQQEMQQKIKLYLDRGALEVWIIHEDKTIDIYSSHGKIERSQLVANWAEMTI
- a CDS encoding glycoside hydrolase family 3 protein, with the protein product MSKSHFFSSSFSRRQFLKYALHSSVAMALPTSLCRAENNYFANSSVPLDIKIGQMFVVGFRGLIATAKEKIVKDIQQYHLGGVIFFDYDTELRRNKRNIESFTQLKNLIADLQSFSQIPLLTCIDYEGGRVDRLKPRYAFPPTYSAQSLGNKPIEFTFNAASEMAKLLSELGIKLNFAPVVDLNLYPNNPIIGKLERSFSPDPEQVIHHALAFINAHHQYGIKCTLKHFPGHGSSTEDSHLQLVDITETWSEQELNPFSSIINAGKADAIMTAHLIHRKLDPDYPATLSPAIINGLLRQKLHYNGVIFSDDIQMGAIRKQYTLETALKKAIHAGVDIIIMGNNIGKFDPDVASKGIEIIKKAVAEGEISPQRIEQSFQRIQRLKGWVI